The window TCTTAACCTCCTTCTCCACGAGGAAGCCAATGAAGAATTTAGCCAAGTCTCAACGTTTTCTCCATCAGTCCATTCAGTAACCAAAGCTCTCAAGTTTCTGCTATTACACCAACCCAAAACCTTAACCAAATTCTTATGTCTTAGCTTCAAAACCGCCTCGCATTCCTCTTCAAACTCGCGCCTCTTCTCTTTCGAAACCTTCTCTGTATACACCTCGATCTTTGCCTCTCTCCCGTCTCTCAACGTTCCCCTGTAGATATCCACTCCCTTCCTCTTGCTCACGAGTCTCTGATCCGAAAACTCATCGGTCGCTGCATCGAGCATCGCGGATGTGAACTTGTGGCTTCTCCTCCTGCACGTTCTCGGTAAGTAATCAGGTCTTTTGAGACATAACCATCCCAAGCAACAACAGAGAAGAATCACCACTACGGGAAACACAACCAACAAGACCAAGACTCTCATCTTGTAACGCTTCACATCTGGAAGTAAACCGGAGTGTATGAAACTCGAGGCGTTAAACCGGTTAAAGAACTCGGAATTTAAGATCTTATCCTCCGAAAACCGGTTATAAGAGAGATTCAAATGGGTCAAGTTCGTTAACCGGGAGAGATTCTGAACCGGAACAGAACCGGTTAACTGGTTGTAACTCAGGTCAAGAGTGCGAATCTGAGCGCAAGAGAGAACGTTTGTCGGAAACTCACTCTTGAGAGAGTTATTCACGAGCTGGATCTCGACGACGGTTAGAGGGCAGTACTTCCAGAAGAAGTCGAAAGAGAGGTAGAGCGCGGCGGTTTTAGGACGGCCGTGGATTCTGATCTTGGGGAAGGAGTCGATGCAGTTAGGGTTCTTGGACTCGTTGCAGAGGTGGCTTGCGACGATCGTGGAGCGGAAGATCTCAGTGATGTTcatcggagaagaagaagaagtgttggTGCAGTAACGGAGCAGAGGATTATGGAGGCAGTttgtggtgatggtggtggtgaaGTCGGGAGGTGGAGTGAGGGTGGCGAGATCTTCGAGTACTGTGGCTGAGAGAACAGAGAGAGGAAGGAAGTTTGAGAGGAaagtgaggaagaagatgaagagagaAGACGCCATTGCGGAGTTTTGCGGTTACGTGAGAGAGAAGGCAAGAGAGGTTGTGTATATAAGGTGTTGTTGGCGGTTATTTTGAAAAAGAGTGGGAAGCCCATTTACTTCCTTGTGATCGTGTGCTTGGAAGCTGTAATGTTTATTCGAATATTgttttaaacaaaaagaaagattatttaaatatctaatgttGGTAAATTTGGGGAAAAGAAAATGTAATTTCAAGGTTCAGACAGGTGAGTCCACGTGAGGAATAAAAGAACTggacaattttttatatttcagaacttgaataaatagaaaatatttttttttgattaatttgtttCTCATCAAAATTGgatagaaaatatttatttctaaatttctcCATGAATAAAAATGTAATACAGTTGAATTTTAATGCTGATAGTTTAACTAAAATTCTAACttaattgatataaaatttgaaattaacgAATTCGTCAGTACtatttttagaagaaaaatataGTTACCAACTTAAGCTCAATTGTTTCAGATTTTGGAATATCTACACTATTTACAATAGCTTTTTCCTCAAGAAACCGATCCTAAACAAGGAATCGAGAAAATTTGGAGAACAATGTTgaaattcaaaaaacaaaagttgAAATTCAACAGTCTGGATGTACTGGAACCCTTACGGCGGAGTGATGGACGAGATTCCAGCGGCCGCCACAGCGTTTCCTCACCGGAAAGGAAACTTGTTCAAGGTTCAGTACTATGCAATATGGAATGAAGATAATTAATCTCGGTTTGATGAGAGAACTTTACAACGTGGCTGAAAGTGTTGGAGGCAATTCAAGTGGTGAGACGAATAGTGTTGCAAAATATGAGATCTATGGATCAAAGTATTTTTTTGGGAAACTTAAAGAGATTGATGGTTGTTAAAGCTAAGTAAGACCCTAAGAATTTCTTTAGGTACGAGCAGAGTAATCCTCCTCTCAGTGCAATATAACATTAATAATAACCACATACATTTTTAAGAAGAAGATAAAGTGTATGTGAGCATGCAATATTTTAGGCATTGGAAAACGAATAAAAACAAGTTATCATGGAATGAATTCGTGAACGACCACATCATTACTACCAACCCACGTATTTTAATGTAAGCCACACAAATAAGAACACTACCATTTTCAACTTTTCAACAACAACATTCCATGATATATCTCTGGATTAACTCTGTCGACACTTCATTTTACAGCGTTTAGGCCGTAAGGGCTAATTAGGTTTTTAACGTGATTAATCCTGAACATGCCCCAGTGCCCCCATATGTTGTGCATATTTCAGTTTTATGTTACAAATTGCAATATAATGGGATTGTATCGTGTACGTCCTATAAATATTATCATAGACTCGTCAACAAAGGATGCATTTTAATCTCACTTAACGAGATAAAGTTTCCTTTAAAActggttttaaaaaaaagtttcctttaaaacaaaagaattaCGGTATAGTGTGCCTAAAAACTATTTATCTGTACGTCTTTAATGGGATTGTATCGTGTACGTCCTACATATAATCATATAATGTGTCCACTGGAGCTTTTAAAATCGTTAACGGAAGAAGACTTAAAAGTCAGAAACATAAAAGACGAAATTTAAGTTATGCAATTCATATTAGTAATAGTCAAACAAATTCTTAATACGTCTCATTTCTGATTTTGATAGTTGATGaaaattctttatttatatttcaaaatgtCATATTCAATATCTTGTATCCTTCACATGGTATGTATTAGTGCTACAGAGAGAACAATACATAGGGACAAATAAAACAATACATTAGAGCCTTCAATTCTATTATTGTTAGAAAGTGGGAAATTAAAGCGAACTAGCAAAAACTTTTTGGCAAAAGATCATGATTATGAaaacttttaatattatatattgtaaacataTATCACATTTATAAATGGCACGTTGTGTATAGTCTTCTCTTCGAACTTTTCTTTACTCCTCCACAGTCCCACAATCCCGATAGGATTCCAACACCGACGTTGACCAGACTTTTAAACCAGCGATGAAACGGAAATTAACTAAATGTTGACCAATAAAACAAGGAAAATTAAACGAAATTAACGGCTCAATCGTttctttctaaatttttttctttttgtatcgAAGATCTTTAATATCATTTTCTGTTACAAAATTACTCTCTATTTTATCGGTATCTGTATTTGTTTGTTCAATTTGGTTAatgttttagtatttttttctttttaacaacGTTtcagtctattttttttttaatttcatgtTGATTGATGTTTAATGACTTTCAAAAAGAATACAAACGACATTTCTTAGCCTATccctaaaaaaactaaaagtatTTGTATATCAACTAGCGATAGTTGGTTCAAGAATAATACTTTATTTGATTACAATAGTATAGTAACCAAGAGGTCGTGACTTACTGGTGAGTTTTGAATAGTGATGAATACTCATAGTTTTAGACCAAAGAATAAAAAGTCTCCTTAATTCTATATTTCATAATTCATATAATgctaatttcaaatttgtatgctaatataaaataattgcaatttgtttttaaatgaattaaaatattttccgAAACATCTTCACTCATGGGTTATAAATAAACAGAACAAGTACGCACAAGACAAACACAAACACGAGACACAAGAACAATCTCAAATCTCATTTTCATTACACACAATGCGACGAACCTGTGTCTTCTCCGTCGttttcttcctcctcttcctctctctacctcccccctctctctctcaaccATCGCACTCCGTCTACAACTCCTTCCTCAAATGCTTCTCCAAGAGAACGAAAacaccacaaccccaaatcgcCAAGAACGTCTTCTCTCCGACCAACCCTGCTTACTCCTCCGTCCTCCGAGCTTACATCCGAAACGCGAGGTTCAACACCTCCTCCACCCCCAAACCAACCATCATCGTCACTCCTCGCTCGTATAGCCACGTCAGCGCCGCCGTCCTCTGCTCGAAGCCCTTAAACTTCGTCTTCAAGATCAGAAGCGGCGGGCACGACTACGACGGTCTCTCGTACATCTCCGACAAACCGTTTTTCGTCCTCGACATGTCGAACATCCGCGACGTCTCCGTCGACGTCGCCGAGAACTCGGCGTGGATCTCCGCCGGAGCCACTCTCGGAGAAGTTTACTATAAAATCTGGGAGAAGAGTAAAGTCCATGGCTTCCCCGCCGGAGTTTGTCCGACGGTTGGCGTCGGCGGTCACTTAAGCGGCGGCGGGTACGGTAACATGTTGAGGAAGTTCGGTTTGTCGGTCGATCATTTGATCGACGCGAAGATCGTCGACGTGAGAGGTCGTGTTTTGGATCGGAAAGCGATGGGTGAGGATCTTTTCTGGGCGATCTCCGGCGGAGGAGGAGCTAGCTTCGGCGTCGTTTTGGGGTACAAGGTCAAGCTCGTTCCCGTGCCACCTGTCGTGACGGTGTTCAGAGTGGAGCAGTATATGGCCGGCGGAGCGGTGGACATAGTTCACAAGTGGCAGTTCGTTGGTCCGAAAACCGACAGGAACCTCTTCATGAGGATGCTGATTCAGCCAGTTACGAGGAATAAGGTGAAGACGGTGAGAGCTTCGGTCGTTGCTCTGTTCTTAGGTAAAGCAGACGACGTCGTTTCGCTTCTTAGTAAGGAGCTTCCCGAGTTGGCTTTAAAGAAGGAGAATTGTACGGAGATGACTTGGTTTCAGTCCGCGTTATGGTGGGACAATCGCGTTAACGCTACTCAGACCGATCCCAAAGTGTTTCTTGATCGGAATCTTGACTCCTCTAGCTTCGGGAAGAGGAAGTCTGATTACGTAGCTACCGAGATTCCTAGAAATGGGATTGAGTCTCTGTTCAAGAAGATGATCGAGTTAGGAAAGATCGGGTTAGTTTTCAATCCTTACGGCGGGAAGATGGCGGAGATTGCGGAGGACGCAACGCCGTTCCCGCACCGGAATATGCTTTTCAAGATTCAGTACTCTGTGAACTGGAAAGAGTCGTCTCCGGAGATAGAGAAGGGTTACTTGAACGAGGCTAAAGAGCTTCACAGTTTCATGACCAGGTTTGTGAGCAAGAGCCCTAGAAGTGCTTACTTGAACTACCGTGATGTCGACATCGGGGTGAACGATCACGGGAAGAATAGCTACAAGGAAGGAGAGGTGTATGGAAGAATGTATTTTGGAAAGAACTTTGATCGATTAGTCAAGATTAAAACCAAGGTTGATCCAAGGAACTTCTTTAGGAATGAACAGAGTATACCTACCTTGCCACGCAAgttttaagatatattgttTGTCATTTGTTATGAAAGATTGGTTTAACGTTAATAATGTAATGCTTTGGTTAAGCAATATAGAATGCATTGGTTTTGGATATTAATATATTGTATGGTTTCTCTGTGCCTACAGATTGAGAGAGAAGTAATATATCAAAATTGCTGGTGCTGCAAACCAAATCTTGAACGGGTAGACTGTTAGTTAACTGTGATTTTGGACAGTGTCTGCGAAGGGACTGGCCTATTCAACCATTTCCTGTTGTATAGGATCATGATCGCAATACATCGATGTAACGGCTACAACATCGCCGCCAACAATTGGGGACGACGAAGTCACCATATTCAATCTAAAGTTCATCTAGTGACAAGGCTAGAATTGGCTAAATGGATAAAAGTTAATGGATCTATTCAATCCCATCCAAATCACtaattttaatagaaataaaaattaggTACAAATggattaatgaataaaatgattTAATAGATGTAATAGATTGGATTAAAATGGACAATGAATCATCCATAATcaaaccaataaaaatttataaccaacctaaattcaaaacaaatatataaacaaaaaatcacCATACCAAATTTACAATACAAACcaagttttatttgtttttctcaTATATCTAACTCAATTTTATCtaacttaatttttttcttatatataaacattatattTGGTTGCTTTCATAAATCAAGTCTAACCATATTTTCTTCTCAAAACCGTAAATTCAAGTTTTTTCACAAGAAtcgtaaaatcaaaattttcaccATATTCTGCTAAAActgtaaaatcatgttttttcgCCGATCAACCGCAAAATCATGtacatgatttatattttatataatgacCAAGAGGAAGCAACGCTTTTGTTTTTATCAAGTGAATACTGAATGAGTATATCTTGTACAATGTTGTGTGGCTTTTTACTGAATGAGTATATCATGTACAATGCTGTGTGAAGAaacatattcaaaattattaaaaggaTGTGTTTTTGCGTCTTTTTTgcggaaaaatatatttttgcatctttaacggaaaaatacatttttacggtttttaCTGAAAGCGTATTTTTGTGGGTTTGACAATGAGTATTCACTTGATAAAACGGAACAAGTGGGAGTACTAATTATAATGGCTATTTGAACCTTTTATTTTTATCACCTTATAGTTTTTATAATGTCtacataataattttctttaatatcTTTAGTAATTAAGAAAAACCAAActgttaataaaaataaattgattattttctaaatattaaacACATGGTAAAATAAtgatattatgtattttaaaaataaacaaaagtgcATTATGACATACAACTCATCCGTGAAATCAGGCAACAGCCTCTAAATTATTTGAGATGGCGCTTGACTGGTGCGAAAGCAGGGGAGGTCGGCGAAATGATGGTGAGGGCCGGAGGAGCCACGGCAATGGCACATGGTTCTCCTGACAAATAACCAGCCCCTAATGGATAGAGAAGATATAGTAATGCTTTGA of the Brassica rapa cultivar Chiifu-401-42 chromosome A03, CAAS_Brap_v3.01, whole genome shotgun sequence genome contains:
- the LOC103861200 gene encoding putative leucine-rich repeat receptor-like serine/threonine-protein kinase At2g24130, which encodes MASSLFIFFLTFLSNFLPLSVLSATVLEDLATLTPPPDFTTTITTNCLHNPLLRYCTNTSSSSPMNITEIFRSTIVASHLCNESKNPNCIDSFPKIRIHGRPKTAALYLSFDFFWKYCPLTVVEIQLVNNSLKSEFPTNVLSCAQIRTLDLSYNQLTGSVPVQNLSRLTNLTHLNLSYNRFSEDKILNSEFFNRFNASSFIHSGLLPDVKRYKMRVLVLLVVFPVVVILLCCCLGWLCLKRPDYLPRTCRRRSHKFTSAMLDAATDEFSDQRLVSKRKGVDIYRGTLRDGREAKIEVYTEKVSKEKRREFEEECEAVLKLRHKNLVKVLGWCNSRNLRALVTEWTDGENVETWLNSSLASSWRRRLRVVMGVVEGVLYLWEQWPEVTFDLNTRSVLLSGDDQEPLISQFKIGDGNNSSTNIFNFGLFLLEMITNLKPNEEQEDSEMRYLEYIRVHCPGNVERVVDEKMKIEDRTLEKVKEAITLGLMCTDGTPLKQPSYTQIYDMVVSLYESSSRHH
- the LOC103861201 gene encoding berberine bridge enzyme-like 19, producing the protein MRRTCVFSVVFFLLFLSLPPPSLSQPSHSVYNSFLKCFSKRTKTPQPQIAKNVFSPTNPAYSSVLRAYIRNARFNTSSTPKPTIIVTPRSYSHVSAAVLCSKPLNFVFKIRSGGHDYDGLSYISDKPFFVLDMSNIRDVSVDVAENSAWISAGATLGEVYYKIWEKSKVHGFPAGVCPTVGVGGHLSGGGYGNMLRKFGLSVDHLIDAKIVDVRGRVLDRKAMGEDLFWAISGGGGASFGVVLGYKVKLVPVPPVVTVFRVEQYMAGGAVDIVHKWQFVGPKTDRNLFMRMLIQPVTRNKVKTVRASVVALFLGKADDVVSLLSKELPELALKKENCTEMTWFQSALWWDNRVNATQTDPKVFLDRNLDSSSFGKRKSDYVATEIPRNGIESLFKKMIELGKIGLVFNPYGGKMAEIAEDATPFPHRNMLFKIQYSVNWKESSPEIEKGYLNEAKELHSFMTRFVSKSPRSAYLNYRDVDIGVNDHGKNSYKEGEVYGRMYFGKNFDRLVKIKTKVDPRNFFRNEQSIPTLPRKF